A genomic stretch from Candidatus Methanomethylicota archaeon includes:
- a CDS encoding fumarylacetoacetate hydrolase family protein encodes MAYMLLTYFTPLNRRKPSSGILVNDVIIDLNSAYQRILMDEGLSYDVAKRRSYKVMPRNIMTLISRGPIIIPLLRKIVEDLNRFIGVEGVSYKLSEVRFYAPVPKPGKLIGIGLNYRSHVEETGGKIPSEPIVFSKAITSIIGPYDDIILPKISNQVDFEGELAVVIGAKCKYVSKGEALNYVLGFMVANDVTARDLEFAGGSLHFFRSKSLDTFCPMGPGILLKDYVDDWRKFRIKTILNGTLMQNSLVDDMIFGVEDLISHLSQDMTLMPGDVILTGTPSGVGFRRNPPVFLRDGDVVEVCIDGIGRIINKVRKLNK; translated from the coding sequence GTGGCATATATGCTCTTAACATATTTCACTCCATTGAATCGTAGAAAACCCTCTTCAGGCATTTTAGTTAACGATGTAATTATTGATTTGAATTCAGCTTATCAGAGGATTTTGATGGATGAAGGGTTAAGCTATGATGTGGCTAAGCGTAGAAGTTATAAGGTTATGCCTAGAAACATTATGACTTTGATTAGTAGAGGTCCCATAATAATTCCCCTATTGCGTAAGATTGTTGAGGATTTAAATAGATTCATTGGCGTTGAGGGGGTTTCATATAAGTTGAGTGAAGTCAGATTCTATGCCCCTGTGCCTAAACCTGGAAAGCTTATTGGTATTGGATTGAATTATAGGAGTCATGTTGAAGAGACTGGTGGTAAAATTCCAAGTGAACCCATCGTATTCAGTAAGGCTATAACATCCATAATAGGCCCATATGATGACATAATCCTACCAAAAATCTCCAATCAAGTGGATTTTGAGGGTGAACTTGCAGTGGTTATTGGTGCTAAGTGTAAGTATGTGTCGAAGGGTGAAGCTTTAAATTATGTTTTAGGTTTCATGGTGGCTAATGATGTTACTGCTAGGGATTTGGAGTTTGCTGGTGGTTCATTACACTTCTTTAGGAGTAAATCCCTAGACACCTTCTGCCCCATGGGTCCAGGGATCTTGTTGAAGGATTATGTGGATGATTGGCGTAAGTTTAGGATTAAAACCATTTTGAATGGAACTTTGATGCAGAATTCACTGGTTGATGATATGATATTTGGAGTTGAAGATTTGATTAGCCATCTATCTCAAGATATGACTCTAATGCCTGGTGACGTTATATTGACTGGTACGCCTAGTGGTGTGGGCTTTAGGAGGAATCCACCAGTATTCCTCAGGGATGGTGATGTGGTTGAAGTTTGTATTGATGGTATTGGAAGAATTATTAATAAAGTTAGAAAATTAAACAAATAA
- a CDS encoding M55 family metallopeptidase: protein MKAFVSVDLEGMPYIVTPAQLNLRGTLYKEARDIATKITNIVCEELYKCGFSGVVVADSHGPMVNLNVENIPEYVEIVRGFPRPLSMIAGFEGCDAALFLGYHAKYGTPLSTFDHTYSGGTIREVKVNGVPASEFLLNAYVLGEFNVPVILVAGEAKLIDDDVKRFAPWIEPVVLKHSLSRVSAKSQSMSRIEGELRSAVKRSVEKFKNGAVKPLKANLPVDFEITFIASHFADVASLAPNVKRVDGLTVKFSCESMASAYKFFELLILAGSAVANILQRDAG, encoded by the coding sequence TTGAAGGCATTCGTTTCTGTGGATTTGGAGGGTATGCCATACATAGTTACGCCAGCTCAGCTCAACCTTAGAGGTACATTATATAAGGAGGCTAGGGATATAGCCACAAAGATTACGAATATTGTTTGTGAAGAGCTTTATAAGTGTGGGTTTAGTGGTGTGGTTGTGGCTGATAGTCATGGACCTATGGTTAACTTGAATGTTGAAAACATTCCAGAATATGTGGAGATTGTTAGGGGGTTTCCAAGACCTTTAAGTATGATTGCAGGTTTTGAGGGTTGCGATGCTGCTTTGTTTCTTGGTTATCATGCAAAGTATGGGACTCCCCTATCAACCTTCGATCACACGTATAGTGGTGGAACTATTAGGGAGGTTAAGGTTAACGGTGTACCTGCCAGCGAATTCCTATTGAATGCATATGTTCTAGGCGAATTTAATGTTCCAGTTATACTTGTGGCTGGGGAGGCTAAGTTGATTGATGATGATGTGAAGAGGTTTGCACCATGGATTGAACCAGTCGTTCTTAAGCATTCATTAAGCCGTGTTTCTGCTAAGAGTCAGAGTATGTCCAGAATTGAGGGTGAATTGAGGTCTGCTGTTAAGCGTTCCGTTGAGAAGTTTAAGAATGGCGCTGTTAAGCCTTTAAAAGCGAATCTTCCAGTGGATTTTGAAATCACATTTATTGCCAGTCATTTTGCTGATGTTGCTTCCCTAGCTCCAAATGTTAAGAGGGTTGATGGTTTAACTGTTAAGTTTTCATGTGAGAGTATGGCTTCAGCATACAAGTTCTTTGAACTCCTAATATTGGCTGGTTCTGCTGTGGCAAATATTCTTCAAAGGGATGCTGGCTGA